A genomic stretch from Cyprinus carpio isolate SPL01 chromosome A12, ASM1834038v1, whole genome shotgun sequence includes:
- the LOC109061866 gene encoding urotensin-2 receptor-like produces MNYNKSGGVSGPSRSNSGSVDELVITSTFGTLLSVVYIVGVSGNVYTLVVMCHSIRFATSMYISIINLALADLLYLSTIPFVVCTYFLKDWYFGDVGCRILLSLDLLTMHASIFTLTVMCMERYLAVTKPLDTVKRSKSYRKAMAWAVWILSLVLTLPMMVMVNQTTKTTADGGVKRMCAPTWAPQAYKLYLTVLFCTSIMAPGLVIGFLYTKLARTYLESQKTSAINKASKRSPKQKVLIMIFTIVLVFWACFLPFWIWQLVPLYHKPFSLASHTHTSINYLVASLTYSNSCINPFLYTLLTKNYREYLKNRHKSFYRYTSSFKKRPPSLYSWGKSASSSNQFEFNSETLVMAQLKVMQ; encoded by the coding sequence ATGAATTACAACAAGTCTGGCGGTGTCAGCGGTCCGTCCCGTAGCAACTCCGGATCGGTGGACGAGCTTGTGATAACATCGACTTTCGGGACGCTGCTGTCGGTGGTTTACATCGTTGGAGTTTCGGGAAACGTCTACACGCTGGTAGTCATGTGTCATTCCATACGCTTCGCCACTTCTATGTACATCTCTATCATCAACCTGGCGCTCGCGGATCTCCTTTACCTCTCCACGATTCCTTTCGTGGTGTGCACGTACTTTCTAAAGGACTGGTACTTCGGGGATGTGGGCTGCAGGATACTGTTGAGTCTGGACCTGTTAACCATGCATGCGAGTATCTTTACTCTGACAGTGATGTGCATGGAGCGCTACCTGGCAGTGACTAAACCGCTGGATACTGTGAAACGCTCCAAGAGCTACCGAAAAGCCATGGCGTGGGCAGTTTGGATTTTGTCCCTCGTACTAACTCTCCCCATGATGGTCATGGTTAACCAGACTACTAAAACAACAGCAGATGGAGGGGTGAAAAGGATGTGCGCGCCCACCTGGGCACCCCAGGCGTATAAATTGTACCTGACAGTCCTTTTCTGCACGAGCATAATGGCGCCAGGGCTTGTCATTGGTTTCTTGTACACAAAACTAGCCAGGACGTACCTAGAGTCTCAAAAAACGTCAGCTATTAATAAAGCCAGCAAACGCTCGCCAAAACAGAAAGTTTTGATAATGATTTTCACCATTGTGCTCGTGTTCTGGGCGTGCTTTCTGCCTTTTTGGATATGGCAACTTGTGCCCTTGTACCACAAGCCCTTCAGTCTCGCCTCACACACGCACACGAGCATCAATTACCTCGTGGCAAGCCTGACCTACAGCAACAGCTGCATCAACCCGTTTTTGTACACGCTCCTGACCAAGAATTATCGGGAGTATCTTAAAAACCGCCACAAGAGTTTTTACCGCTACACTTCATCGTTTAAAAAGCGCCCACCGAGCTTGTACTCTTGGGGAAAGTCTGCGTCATCCAGTAATCAGTTTGAGTTCAATTCTGAGACGCTTGTCATGGCGCAGTTAAAGGTGATGCAGTGA